Proteins encoded by one window of Actinomycetota bacterium:
- a CDS encoding tryptophan 2,3-dioxygenase family protein has translation MDTDELTYGSYLRVPELLALQQPRSRPPHPEELHFIVVHQALELWMKLLLHDLGRILALLDADAFTRAQALLGRVNHTLEHALDQMRSLHTLPPWDLQQFRSYLGTASGSQSVQFRELELRSGLREPAYLKALEIEYGGALPEPLAAGLAERSLADAHADAAARLGVTDLASWADFYVDPGPRTDFYLVCEALVDYDERWIRWRQEHVALVQRTLGDHARGTGGMAIAYLQRTTRYRFFPVLWALRDELVVRGGGQLVGRPRHETS, from the coding sequence GCAGCAGCCACGCTCGCGGCCCCCCCATCCCGAGGAGCTGCACTTCATCGTCGTCCACCAGGCGCTCGAGCTGTGGATGAAGCTGCTGCTGCACGACCTGGGCCGGATCCTGGCCCTGCTCGACGCCGACGCCTTCACCCGCGCCCAGGCCCTGCTCGGGCGGGTCAACCACACCCTGGAGCACGCTCTCGACCAGATGCGCAGCCTCCACACCCTGCCCCCCTGGGACCTGCAGCAGTTCCGCAGCTACCTGGGGACGGCCTCAGGCTCCCAGTCGGTCCAGTTCCGGGAGCTGGAGCTGCGCTCGGGGCTGCGCGAGCCCGCCTACCTGAAGGCGCTGGAGATCGAGTACGGCGGCGCCCTGCCCGAGCCGCTGGCCGCCGGCCTGGCCGAGCGGTCCCTGGCCGACGCCCACGCCGACGCCGCCGCCCGCCTGGGCGTCACCGACCTGGCGTCCTGGGCCGACTTCTACGTCGACCCCGGCCCCCGGACCGACTTCTACCTGGTCTGCGAGGCCCTGGTCGACTACGACGAGCGCTGGATCCGATGGCGCCAGGAGCACGTGGCGCTGGTGCAGCGTACCCTCGGCGACCACGCCCGCGGCACCGGCGGGATGGCCATCGCCTACCTGCAGCGGACCACCCGCTACCGGTTCTTCCCGGTCCTGTGGGCGCTCCGCGACGAGCTGGTCGTCCGCGGGGGTGGCCAGCTGGTGGGGCGGCCGCGGCACGAGACGAGCTGA
- a CDS encoding aldo/keto reductase family protein: MEYRRLGASGVRVSEIGLGSWLTYGVGVEADQARACVARAYELGVNFFDTADVYGRGAAEEVLGEALAGFPRSSYVLATKVYFPVGDGPNDRGLSRKHVMEQCHASLRRLRTDYIDLYQCHRFDDETPLEETLRALDDLVRQGKVHYVGVSEWTAGQIGDALALADELGLDRLVSNQPEYSILRRRIEAEVLPLSAREGVGQVVWSPLAQGVLTGKYRKGQAPPSDSRAASRKMGSFVGRFLTDDVLDAVERLRVVADEAGLTMAQLALAWVLRTPTVASAIVGASRPEQLEDNCAAAGRRLDGEVLAAVDKAVAGVLEP; encoded by the coding sequence GTGGAGTACCGGCGACTGGGGGCGAGCGGGGTCAGGGTGTCGGAGATCGGGCTCGGCTCCTGGCTCACCTACGGGGTCGGGGTCGAGGCCGACCAGGCCAGGGCGTGCGTGGCCCGCGCCTACGAGCTGGGGGTGAACTTCTTCGACACCGCCGACGTGTACGGCCGGGGGGCGGCCGAGGAGGTCCTCGGCGAGGCCCTGGCCGGGTTCCCCCGCTCCTCCTACGTGCTCGCCACCAAGGTGTACTTCCCGGTCGGGGACGGGCCCAACGACCGCGGCCTGTCCCGCAAGCACGTCATGGAGCAGTGCCACGCCAGCCTGCGCCGGCTCCGCACCGACTACATCGACCTGTACCAGTGCCACCGCTTCGACGACGAGACCCCGCTGGAGGAGACCCTGCGGGCCCTCGACGACCTGGTCCGCCAGGGCAAGGTCCACTACGTCGGGGTGAGCGAGTGGACCGCCGGCCAGATCGGCGACGCCCTCGCCCTGGCCGACGAGCTGGGCCTTGACCGGCTGGTGTCCAACCAGCCCGAGTACTCGATCCTGCGCCGGCGCATCGAGGCCGAGGTGCTGCCCCTGTCGGCCCGCGAAGGCGTCGGCCAGGTCGTCTGGTCGCCGCTGGCCCAGGGGGTGCTGACCGGCAAGTACCGCAAGGGCCAGGCGCCGCCGTCCGACAGCCGGGCCGCGTCGCGCAAGATGGGCTCGTTCGTGGGCCGGTTCCTCACCGACGACGTCCTGGACGCGGTCGAGCGGCTGCGGGTGGTCGCCGACGAGGCCGGCCTGACCATGGCCCAGCTCGCCCTGGCCTGGGTGCTGCGCACCCCGACGGTGGCGTCGGCGATCGTGGGCGCGTCCCGGCCCGAGCAGCTGGAGGACAACTGCGCCGCCGCCGGCCGCCGCCTGGACGGCGAGGTGCTGGCCGCCGTGGACAAGGCCGTGGCCGGCGTGCTGGAGCCGTGA